The DNA sequence GCGGTCGAGTTTTAATGACTGAATCTATAGGTTAAGAAATTATAATATGTCGTTGGAATCTCCGTCCTGCAtctgtttctcttttttcctttctaattAAAAACTCAGGAAATTCTAGGTTGGAGACAAGTAAACTGATTGGTGTTTGGTTCGGAAGAAAATACGAATCCATGCGCATTAATGAACGGGCCCATCACCCATGGCGCCCGTCCGGTTCCACTTTGCAGCGGGGATCAGGTTTTGAGAGATTCGGATTAGAATCGGTAATGGAATTAGTTCACGGAATGTCGGTATCACTAGTGGTATCAGTGGCCATCGATGCCTATATCAATGCTAATACATATCGGCCATATCAGTAATTAATATtgattctagatttttttttcctgtatttcattttttgggtgaaagtaTTGGTTCTAAATCAAAACAgcttttttcataaataaaaatatatcacATCGTACCATACCAATTGATCTGCATGGATCGATATAATTGATCCGCTTggatttaggtattggtatcagatcaATTGTATTAATAGTATCATATAAATATTGATTGAAATTGATATTAATACCCGATAGATCTGGAATTGAGTCTCGTATCGATATTAAGggtaaaaatatattaaaaaaactatttttaataaaaattaaggGTAAAAGTGACCAATAAAACTGATCCAGAATTGGTATCATCTAAGATTGATAGTGATATCAATACTGATAATTAAATTCATGCTGATCCATGACCAATATCGATACAAATCGGCTGATACAGCTTAGACCGTGGAATCAGCAGGGCCGATTCTGATCCGAATCTCAAATCCTAGTTTTTAAACAGCAGGCGATACCCagagttttgaaaattttagatgagaaaaaaatagcaaaatggCATTTATGTAGGGATCAAATTTGCATTTTTACCTTACCTacctctttaccaaaaaaaaaaaaaaaaaaaaaaatcataacatTTGTTGGTGAAAGAAGAAGACATGTAGCCAAATTGCTTAAAATAAGAAATTGCTTAAAATAAGAAGCCCAATATATCAAAAAGTGTAGTTGATTTGTAATTAGGAATAGTTGGGAAGTGTTATTGTATAAAAATTCTCTACGGGAAGCAGTGAGTGATAGTGAACATTCGACAATTGGGGTGTATGTCATGGTCCTCCCAAACGTTGAATCTTTACAATCATTCATGGGCAGCCGTAAAAGATTTGCAGTTTTGTTAGCCTAACTCATTATCTCTTTAAGAGGATTAGGGTAGAGAAGATGAGGCATGttatattaatataaaaaaattaaaaattaaaataaaatattaaaaaaaaaatccatgaaaGTCACATGAAATGAATTTGATGAAAACGACGAATTGTGATCCCTTTGTTTGCAggtaagatatatatatatatatatatattgacattTTATGCATCAAAATCAATGAGAAAAGAGATAATACATGTAGTTGGTGTCAGTTCGTCATATATGAGGCTCACATggttattagagagagagagagagagagagagaggccaatAATACGTTAGATGTATTGATATTATATGGgtctattattttttcaaacatCACACGCTATGTATTCTGTAAATAGGCAAATGGCATTTCcattctaaccattggatgAAGAGGGCATAATCAAGATTAGTCACGTTTTAAATTTGGaatctaatttaatcaaatacaCTCTTTTGTATTGATACACATCCTTTGTATGTTTGTGAGCGTGTACTAGTACTTTAGATAATACTGTGCACTCCCCAAATCAGaatgagaataaaaaataaaaaataattcagATTTATCTTTTGACTTTCAAAATCATCATATTCTTTTTTACGGATACCTATCGtattaagaaaatgaaaaagaaaaaatattagtcATTTGTCATTGTTCTTACTTCATCAAAACTCATATATTTAATTCCTTGACTTCCTAAAGACCAAATGTGGAGTTTGGTGGTATGTTTTTTGTTGGGTTGAAAGTTTGGTGGCACCTTGACATCAAACAATCATTTAGAATATGGGAAATTGCTAGGCACACCACCCATGCACGCAGGCAATAAACGTGTCcatcacccccacccccacccccaccctttTGAAATGATCCCCTAACTCTCTCATATGATGCCTCGGTCCACGCCCTCATTGATGCCACAGGCATATCCATCTCTCTAAAAATATAGTGAAAATAGGGTAAATTGTGGTGTAACTCTTCCACATTTAGAGAATTTACACGATCAGTCCAATGTTTTAGCCAAAATCAGATGATTTCAACTCCAACTCTTAACCAATGATGTGACTACATCCTGAAATTGTGCATCCATAAAATCAATGCAAAAAGGAAGTCTCAAACATGCTAACTTACCTTTGAAATTAACCAATTAAATGGCCAAATCAAGAAATTATGCATCCATAAAATTAATGCAAAGGGAACTCTCAAACATGCTAACTTACCTTTGAAAATTGGAAAGTAGAGACTTTAAAGTAGGGGTGTAAATCGGTCAGTCTGGCTCGGTTTTGATCCGGATTGAGTCAGTTTCGGTGTGAGaaagctgaaaccaaaaccgaaccaataaggaaatttcagtttcggtttggttttggtttcgatgcggtttggtttcggtttgtcttcggtttcttaaattgatttgcaaccgggttggttttggtttttggtccagtttggattcgactttccatacaaatgtatacaaaactatgcaaattttgatttttttaatgaattttggagtgtttcggttttttatcggtttggtttcagtttcggtctgggttttgagccggtttcggtttggtttcaggttcatccAGTTTCCAGtgcgattcggtttggttttggggttgcaacacttcaaaccgaaccgaaccaaaccgaaacaataaggcttcggttcggttcgatctgtgttgttatcggtttggtccggccggttttaccgattCGATTtagaaattgacacccctactttaaAGTGGATGCGGACCCTACcttaagaaaaaggaaatcttAGAGATACCACTTTCAAGGAAAGTAAATTTTcggaaaaaacaaagaaagaataaGGGAGGGGTCCATTTCATCAACCTTATACCCTTATAAATTCATGCAATCGTTTAAgggggggatttttttttttttttaaaacgagGGTTTCCAAGCTTTTGGCCTGATTATTCCCCGGGTCTAGTCAGCCCCACATTCAATAGACTGGGTTATTAGTGAGACTAAAACGTTAATTGTAGGTAAGagagtaagaaaaaaaatctcttgcAATGGGATTTAGGCAATATTTGACTATTTTGTATGTATTCTTAGAATGTATGCTAGtccagacaaaaaaaaaaattgtttggtatGCACTCTCATTCATGGTTGTTGAAGAATGCAAACTATTCTGGAACGTGCTAATTGGTATTCATTCTCATTTATGGATGTTAGACAATGCAATTCATTCAAGAAGCACTATTCTAACTGAGAATGAGATTCGTTCTAAACTTACATTCTCATTCAACGTTAGGAATGTATTTGACATTCTGAAAACGCATTTCTAAGAATTGATTCCAAGAATGCATGCAAGCTAAActattatttcaaaaaaaataaaaaataaaataaaataataaaaaataaaaaaattgccaTCCCGATGCCATACTTGGGCATCATGGATGAGGAAACACCATGCATGATCCCAACAGTTAATGTGAAGGCTAGTGTGCCCACTTTATCTGCCTTGCAGCTTGTCAAGGGAGTCAATAATACATATTCAACTGTGATCTACTAAAACGATAAAAGTATTTGGGATTCATTTAACAAGATTAATTGTTCGATTAGCAATTCTAATTATTGTATCATTTTCATAAAAATGTCAAACTTCTAATATTGTATCAATATGACAAACATGCCAAACTAATTAACATAGAATCCTCATGAAGCCATCCTTATAATGGTATACCCTTTGTACACAAAATATACTCAACTCATCCAGtcccccttttcttttaaaaaaaaaaaaatattctcttggtTACATGGCGGATAGAACCTCCTAAGATTCCATCTTTAAGGAGAGGGAATCTCCACCCACTCCAAACTTTCCTATTTTCAGTTAGGTAGTAGGATCTCTATCCAATCCGAACTTCTTTTTTCTGCAGGAAGTTGATAATGAAGCAATCGGTATTGTGGGATTCTTAAGTTGAGGATGTGGCAACATCAACAAATGAAGACTGGAACTAAGATCATCTGATTGTACACTCAAAAGAGCCACCAATGTTGAGACTAATGTGATGCTTTCTGTTCATGGAATTTGTAAGGACGAACCAAAGATGTGAAACAGTTATGGCTTAACCATGAGGGGTCAGGATTGAACAGAAACAGTGTCCAAGAGTAAAGAACAAATGCCTCAGAAAAGCTAAAATACATGGGAAAGCAGAGTGTTTCCCCTACACAATTCATGTAAAATCAGTAAAATGCGCaaacaccaaaaagaaaaagaaactctAAGATTTTTTTCCAGGATTCTATACAATATGGGTCCTTTCTTTAGGACATGTATACCTGAATACTCAAAGTCTTCATGGACTGGCAAACAGGGCAGACATTGATAAACCCTTCACAGTCCTTACATAAGCAAAGATGCCTGCAAGGCCACAACAAGATGGAGACCTCCTTGCACTTGCACGCTTTGCAAGTCATCTGCTCCTTCAATCCTTTGTTTCCAGAGACTGGGTTCACATGCCCACCTAAAACGCACAGACGGTTGTTGTAGTCAATGTACGAGGAGGCTGCATCATCTACTCCACTGTCCCCACAACCTTCCTTTGCTTGGTCTACACCCTGTGCAATGGCCTGCTTGAGGTTGTTCTTCAAGACATTAACCACCAACTCATTGTACTTTGCCCTGTAGTGCCAGGACTGGACCTCCATGGCCACATGCTTTATTCTCTCAACCAGTTCCCTGTTTTTCCGATTCAAGTTCTCTATTTCAAGCTCTTTCTCACATAACTTCCGGCATACTCTTTTCTCTATGCTACTCAGGAAAGAAGCCATGTGCCTCTGATTCATCTCCCATACTCCTTTTATTAGGTGTTCTTcctgtttgaagatgaaccaagATCAAGAGTTCGTTGCAAAAGTTGAAAGGCACCAagtgaaacaacaaaaacatcatAAAGTATTTGCTACTCTTGCCAGTTACAGTATCAACAATTGTAGATGGCAAATGTAATGGAACTTGGATATTGTTTTCATACCCCCATGACACAACTACCCTATACGTGTTCAAATGATCACTGATAGCTTGATAGGAAGTGGTAGAAGAAAACACGATCAATTAAAGCTCAATTGCAAAAGGAggggacgattttcttcctgGCCATCAAGAGAGGCTTGCCTTCAGAGTCACTTGTTTGAGCTAAATGGAGGGGCTCTGCTCGACAAATAGACCATTGGATAGATTATGGACCCCATTTGTAGCCACATTTCAAATTGGGGTCCTATATCAACCACATGTTCTACAgtttttaaagtttaaattttgtatttttaagggtcaaaatgaagtttttttatttcctgGCCATGTCCATTACTATCCACATGTCAAATTGGGGCTCATATCGACCACATGTTATATCATTTTCCATATGTCGAATTGGGGGCCCATAACAATACACAACAATTATGAGCAAATGATCATACATGTTCATGGTGGTATCTAATAGGGTGCAACTCACAATAGGATGCATGAATTTATAAGGAGTGATTTGCATACCTGAACTCTGATATAATGATCAAACTCCTTCCTCTGCCTGTCGATCTCAGTTCGGAGATTGTCACCAAGGGATAAGATGACAGGTAGAGCTGATGCTATACTTCCACTTGCAAAGGTAACAGCGGAGTTcctttcatcatcatcatatgaCAACCTCAGCCCAGTTGATACGGGGATTGGGTTAGGAAAGCTAGGAGACTGGTTGGCCTCATGTTGACAAAAGTTGGTCTTTAGGGACATTTGAAAACTCTGCTGCCTCAGAATGTCTTCTGCCTCCCTGCCTTGTTTGGCTGGCCGGTTCATAGCAGTGACATGCTCATTTCCAACACAGCTAACTGGATCAACACTATAACCAGCTGGGACTGTACAAAGTTTGGGGTAGGGGGAAATTGTTCCTTCCAAGATCAGCTCAACGACATGACATTAAATAAGAttcaagaagagaaatatagatgCAAGCCAAGTGTAACCATGGAGTAAgtggaggaaaaaaataaattaagtttAATGAAGTTTGGATCCAATAAAACATAAAGATGATGATCTGGATGAAACAAAATCGCGAAACTACAATCCAGGAAGACTAAATAGAAGTGAGGCATTAGAAAGGAAGCATGTCTCACGAGGGGAAGGGGGCAATCTCCGTAATCCTCTTTCTGACCCTCTTGTAGGAAATCAGAAGGGATTGTGAGTTTGTGACCTGTCATCATTTGTCTCTTATTCTCCTTCCAAAAAAGCTAGCCAACAATGAGAGGAATAGGAAAGAGCAGTGTTATGTAATACCTCATGAAGGAGGCAACAACCATAAGAACTGGACTAACAGCAAAATGGGAAACGTGGGGAGATGAAAGTTTATTCCTTCCAGAGACTTTTGCAGCAAGTTTCCACAGGACAATACTAAATGACAATCGACCAGAAATAACCTATGTGCATATTTGGTGAAATACCAGTGCTTACTTCCTATCATTACTTCGGCAATGGTACATACTTGAGGTGCATGGGAACTTACTATTTGATGGGCTCACCTAGATAATATACCAAATCCAAAATATAACCAAACCATTTGCATTCTACTGGATGCTCAGAAAGATTATGACATGCAATTTGGTTAAGTCCATAATTGTTACGATCAACAAGTTAAAGTGGAGTCCAAACAAATAATCCCACAAATCACTTACATTATGTTAGTTCAGAATGAATATGGCACGCAACTAGGCAacttcagtaaaaaaaaatttgtaattcCCTCAGTTAATTTGGGTTCTGCCCAAGATTTCCATTGAATTGAGAATTTCTATTTTAATGCACAGCAAGCAATTTAGTTTCAAAAGACAAGATCAAGCTGAATGGCCTTATTTTCCGAAGATACAAAAGGCAACCAACAAAACATAGATCTTGGGAAAGACAGATTCTTGGGAAAACTTACAGTTTCCAAACAACTGCAATTGGGTTGAGGCATTAACTGCATTACAGTCACACTGGACGCGGTTATCCTCGAGGAAAGTAGGGAAGACGGTATTACCATTATCACCACCAAACATCTTCCTAGTATAAACCAAAGCATAATCATTAAGACAAATTACATATCCGAGTCTAAAGATACAATATACGATAGGCAGGCAAGATACCTGAAAATTTTAATGAGCTGAAGGAGATTATGAGAAGTATAAACGGATCAAATCTACCTGCACCAAAAAAATCACTCAATAAATTCCCAAATCATTAGGGAAAACAATAGCAAGATCTCAACCtgatttctcttatttttatttttttttttccccctttttttggcGGGGGTGGTGGGGAGGCAGCAATAACTCAATTAATGATCCTGTCACTAGTTTGGGAACCAAAGTATTCAGTAGAAGGTTCAGTAGACATAATCAAAAGAATTCAAAGCAAGAGTTTCAAGTGTTCAGGACGCATCAATGTTAAATAGGGATAATGGGggaaaaagcaaagaaaattcaCTATCCTTATCACAAAAGACACACGTGGCATTGAATAGCAGGCTCCAACAAGGCATAAAATGATATAAGAAACCGTAAAATGAACTTTCATGTCATATGTAAGCATCACCTTaataaatcaatcaaaaaaCATGTAAACATATGCATCCAAATCTGAAAACAAATCGGGAAAatctaacaaaagaaaaaccacacataaaaaagaaacttaagGGCCAAACTACTTAAACTCCAAATCACTAACCAACATAAGGAAAGATATGCTTACATACTATGATCATCActagaagagaaggaaaaaaaaaaaaaaaagaccgaACATCGTAAAGCCAATTAATAACATTTGATTCAGgtttaagaaacaaaaaaatgccCCAGACCATCAATCGTCCTCTTGATACACAAACAAGAATGGAAAACATTAGCGAGTAAAACAGAAATTTACAAAATACCTCCAAAAGCTAGGGTTAAGAACCATCAAAAGTCTGCAAAACTCTTTTCGCCACCGATCTGAAATAACAGGAGATAGGAAAACGTAAAGTAACAAAGGAATAACCGATTCAGACTCAGATCACACAGtaatttcagttaacaaaaggagattgatgaagaaattagggacaggagaagagaaaggaaccTTGAAAACGGAATTTgatattgatgaagaagaaaaagcaatGTTCGGTTACCGAAACCGCTTCCAGTTCTGCTGATCCAAGAAAACCTCCGGTGAGGCGGCGGAGACAAACAAATTTTGGAATCgctcatctttctctctctgtcacCAGTCTCTCCTTCTTTTCGTTTTTCCACCCgccaatttgattttttttatttccgtTATTAATGCTGTGATGGTTTGACATAAGTACCCTTATCCTTCGAACCGGACTGTACACCTTTGTCGATTTTTTTAATGACCGTACCGGCACAAATTATGGCAATGTCGGTTTCCGTTAggcttttttttgggtaatggtTTCCGTTAGGAGGGTCAGAGCTGAAACTGCCAACAAACCGGTCCGATATCAACCAGATAATGAATTTCtccttatatttatttattattattttttatcccGAAAAATTACCTAGCCAGTGAAGCccataaaatattattaataaaagaggaaagaataCAATGAGAGACATAACCCGCATTACCCAAACTCATATTCGCACATAACCTTAATTCATATTTCAAAGCACGCAGCTCACTCACAGAATTGAAACAAACACCGTGGAAACTAAAGAAAGCCTCAagctaaggatgtgaatttataACCAAAAGtgtttatcgaaatcgaatcgatCTGTTTACATTGAAAGGGCAAacccatttagtaaatggtgcgattatggtttcaagtttcaggccgattagctaaatgggtcgggtTGGTTTTAACCGTGAAACTCGTTGATTTCAAATCGAATTTAAATCTtttgaaccatttaaaccgtttaaaccgatccgattaatccgtataacaattaaataaagcaggggcagtaatccatataacaattaacaattaaattaagtatGCATCCTAatttgtatgatttattgcaattcagttcaagtttaggctttagatcatgaacttataatccatatatgttactatgttattatattatcacagatggggtgttttgggtaAACAatctgtcattttaatattttatgctatagaatgttggatttggatgttgtatgatattagttctatatgtttgagaatgaccatgcaaagaaatagcactagattatcaaattaagaaataccatcgtcaatatagaatctcttatttgtggttgccaattatttttggataagcttatgatcttcagtttagagatggttgcaagttataacaaaccgattgtgaaccgttttggaaaccgtatggaataaaccaaaatcaaaaccgtttaaaaccgtgaaaccgacaccgtttagaaaccatttagtaaatggtgcggttatgattttagtcaaataaatgcgAATCGAACTGATCCgcaccatttaaaccaaaaccaaaccgattaacacccttacctcaAGCATTGTATCATTCTTATTTTTGATGAAAGACCCCCCCCCTCCAATAATACTAGGGTTCCCTATGCTAGTTCCATTTACATTCAATTTAACTGATGGCACAGGGGAATTGACTTTAAAAACCTGCAAAATAATATTCTCGCCCATAAGTGGACACTAATTAAACTTAGATGGAAGAGGGATCTCATGCACCTATTTTTTCAAGGAtgggattcctctccatagagcctagGACTAGAGAGTGATTTCATGGCTGGGTGACCTTAGGACATGTGACCAAGTCCTTCCAATCGTGGGAACACTCTCTGGAACctaggctctatggagaggcACCGAATCCTTTTTTAGTCTTTCTATGATTAAACCCAGTCGTGCGATCACCCTCGCCATGCCTTTGATTGTTCCTTTCTTGCCAAAACTCCCAAATCATTAGCGATGTTAGTAATCATTTTATGAAGTCCAAGCACCCTTAACTTAAGCGCTGCCTTGTATTGCCAAATATCTCCGTATATTTATCATAATTCCTAAAGAGAGAAAATACTAGACTTAAAAGTATAGGTTTgagtggtatttttttttttctttttggttaacACTAATTCATTAAGATAGAAAACATAAGCTACCCAAGGTTTCACTACTCAGAATAAAACCAAGGAATGGAATATGGCAAAATTGTTTTACATGTCACTAACGTGCCATTCCAAGATAAGGAATGGGTGAAACAAATAACTTTCCTAGAAATACAATTGTAAACACAACTTTCAATAACAGGTACAAATTCTTCTTTCACGATAGAGAGGGGTAGAGTCGTAATGGACATAAGAACGGTGCATGCCAGACACGGAGTATCACAGTATGCATGCGGTCCAAAGCATGACCAACTACCAAAGAGGCCGATGAAGCCGAGAAAAAACTTAATGACTCCCGTAATAGCTCTGACGATGACGGCAAGAAGCAAACCATCAGCTCCTAAGATGGCACCATCCTCTCTCAAAACAGCTTGATTCCTTCCATTGGCCGCCCATGTTGAAAAGGGGGCAAAAGATAGGACTTTTCTTTTTAGGAGGGTGGGGGTGGAAGAACAGATAAGATTTATTGCGACACTTTTGGGAGGTAAAACATGTAATATTTGTGACTCATATTTTTAGTGGTCGTACACGAATATATAATTAATGACAAACTTGGTACTTTGATACCATATCAAAATATCTAATCCAAAAGTTTAAGCTATAAGGTAGAAAGGCACATGGTGGTTTTTGTGAGGCTTGGATCAAACTTGATCAAGTATGGCCAACATTATTGACATTCCAAACTTAGATGGAATATCTCAATGTAGAGAAGaaacacatgaaataatagAGCAAGCATATAGCATCCCAAGAAACTTAATCCTCAGAAGAAACCTACCATCTTCACTTCAAAATACTTGAGACATGTCACATGAAGTGAGTTATTACACAACTACTCTACATATTTATAGTAAAAAAGCTGGGGGCCTTAATCTCTTTGTTTACTTAACTTGTCTCATGAAATAAAGGTTGGAGTCCTATGCTGTGCACCTTGGGCCAATCTCCCTCACTTACCCAtttgagtaagggtgtcaaaatccAATTCGAACCGGTTGGATCGGTTTGGATTGATCAGAACAGAACTAACAAAATTAGATCTGACTGAAACCGACTTCTTATTGAGTGGCTTCAGATTGGGTTTTTGTAAACCAGTAAGAAACTGAACCAAAGAAACCGGAAATTGAACCGAACCCATAACTGAActgataaaaaatcaaaataatttcaGTCTAATAATAACCCAATAAgagtaaacaaataaaaacccggatcaaaatcaaacttcagCTTAATGGTTTGTTTTCAGTTTGACCTAGTACTAGATTGAAACCAATTCAGCCcgaccaaaattgaaccaaacagTCACATTGACACTCTTGCATTTGACAATAAAATGACCCACACAAACACACATGCATGGCAGATAATGGAAGTAGGATTTTCATTAATATAAAGAGATGATGACAATTAGCAAACATTTTAACTTCTAATCATGGGTCCTCCATGAAccaaatttctctctttcctttcacTACCTCAAGAAACAAGAACCTATTTCAGCAGTACATCTCTAAGAGCATCCATCTTCCTAGTTTCTGTAAAGGGAAAATGCAGGATACCTCCAACACTGACTTAAAACcttgaaaagaaagaacaaaaagctTTCCTTCCTTGGTCTTCTGTAAAGCTTATTTCGCTCCAAGGATGTCTTTGCCTATTTAGAATGCCTCTTGGGTCTGTCTTGGCTTGGCCTTCCTTTCACCAGAACCTTTTGTTTGCACATCAACCTGCCATGGTGAACAGACACCCACCTGTTTCACTGACAAAATACCTTAAATATTCAAAGTTAAAGCAACTCCAATAATAAGTTCTATAACCCAAAAAGGGTCTATTGGGTCTTAACTCCCAACTCCTACTGGCCCAACTCAAAGTAGcaagtaaagaagaaagaaaaaacaaatgattCTTATTCAAATCTGGTAAGTTTTGAAATCTTGAGATGGTCTTCTACTTGCCCTGGTTCATGGTATAGCCAAACAACCAACTACCCAAGCAAGCATTGATGTGTAAATGAGTTTCACAAGATCCAAGCTTCCTTACTCTTGGTTGGATCTTAAGAGTTTACTTTTATGAAGAAGCTTAAGCTTTTACCTCGTCAACATCCTGGATCCTTGTCACTTTTCCCTTTCCTTGGCTGCAgctctctccatctctttcgTACTGAATTCGAGGGAAATGGGCCCACTGAAAACAGTCCAACACAGTCAAAACATGTAGGCAATTAGTAAGGACCTTCAAACATatctgtgtttggtatgcattctcataaTAGATTCTGGTTCTAGAATGCATTTTTCTGAAACgagaaaacagagaagaatcGGGTTTCAGAATGCGTTCTAGACCCACCCTCTATTCCTAGCTAGAATGCATATACTAAACACAACCTTTAGTTTCTATTAAGGGAAGCATATTATTTAGCTTAAACATCACTTACATTTTTGGCAGCTGTGCTGAAGGCTTCTTTGTGGGTGATGTTGGGTTCTCTAGCCTTCAGCCTCTTTATCTCTTCTCTGTCAAAATTAGTATCCATATCTAAGATTGAGAAACCAATGGGACACAAAATAAATTAAGTTTGGAACTGTTTTTATGCTATCTTACTTGATGAAGTGATTGTAGGCTGATGGAGCTCTTTGCCTCTTCTCTGGGGCTGTTGTGATCAAATCCAATAAACACAAAATTCAGGCCTTCAGAAACAGAATGTGGAACATGATCACTAGGGTTTTGATACATGGGCTTACGCTTATTGACAATAGGGTTTGATGGTATTTTCTCTTCATCATTGTCAGAATAGGTCATTGGTGAG is a window from the Macadamia integrifolia cultivar HAES 741 chromosome 5, SCU_Mint_v3, whole genome shotgun sequence genome containing:
- the LOC122078544 gene encoding E3 ubiquitin-protein ligase BOI-like codes for the protein MFGGDNGNTVFPTFLEDNRVQCDCNAVNASTQLQLFGNFPAGYSVDPVSCVGNEHVTAMNRPAKQGREAEDILRQQSFQMSLKTNFCQHEANQSPSFPNPIPVSTGLRLSYDDDERNSAVTFASGSIASALPVILSLGDNLRTEIDRQRKEFDHYIRVQEEHLIKGVWEMNQRHMASFLSSIEKRVCRKLCEKELEIENLNRKNRELVERIKHVAMEVQSWHYRAKYNELVVNVLKNNLKQAIAQGVDQAKEGCGDSGVDDAASSYIDYNNRLCVLGGHVNPVSGNKGLKEQMTCKACKCKEVSILLWPCRHLCLCKDCEGFINVCPVCQSMKTLSIQVYMS
- the LOC122078537 gene encoding axial regulator YABBY 4-like isoform X1, translating into MSACNSLLDLQEQICYVHCGFCNTILLVSVPCSSLFKVVTVRCGHCGGHLSVNMMRASFFPLHVLASLNNASLIDDEQMKEFCAEEVELLKVSDEQSSPMTYSDNDEEKIPSNPIVNKPPEKRQRAPSAYNHFIKEEIKRLKAREPNITHKEAFSTAAKNWAHFPRIQYERDGESCSQGKGKVTRIQDVDEVGVCSPWQVDVQTKGSGERKAKPRQTQEAF
- the LOC122078537 gene encoding axial regulator YABBY 5-like isoform X2; its protein translation is MSACNSLLDLQEQICYVHCGFCNTILLVSVPCSSLFKVVTVRCGHCGGHLSVNMMRASFFPLHVLASLNNASLIDDEQMKEFCAEEVELLKVSDEQSSPMTYSDNDEEKIPSNPIVNKPPEKRQRAPSAYNHFIKEEIKRLKAREPNITHKEAFSTAAKNWAHFPRIQYERDGESCSQGKGKVTRIQDVDEVDVQTKGSGERKAKPRQTQEAF